In a genomic window of Elusimicrobiales bacterium:
- a CDS encoding S24/S26 family peptidase: MNRQCGDFLLLETSGSSMRPFMKGGERLLARAVPPAMLRIGDMVAYRSGGGLVCHRLVGRRGGKLYLRGDRQFGPAEAVAPEAVAGVVCVLLSDGKIIMQNSVLRRCQGILIAFFGPLLSACADFRNRLSGQQD, from the coding sequence GTGAACAGGCAATGCGGCGATTTTCTGCTTCTTGAAACTTCCGGCTCCAGCATGAGGCCGTTTATGAAGGGGGGGGAACGGCTGCTTGCGCGCGCGGTTCCGCCGGCCATGCTGCGGATTGGGGATATGGTCGCCTACCGCTCCGGCGGCGGGCTTGTCTGCCACAGGCTTGTAGGACGCCGGGGCGGAAAGCTGTATCTGCGCGGCGACCGCCAGTTCGGCCCGGCGGAAGCCGTCGCGCCGGAGGCTGTGGCGGGGGTGGTCTGCGTTCTGCTGTCGGACGGCAAAATCATAATGCAGAATTCCGTTCTGCGCAGATGCCAGGGAATTTTAATCGCGTTTTTCGGCCCGTTGCTGTCCGCGTGCGCGGATTTCAGAAACAGGCTGTCCGGGCAGCAGGATTAA
- a CDS encoding MraY family glycosyltransferase has translation MTRDTKIFTIAWLALLLTTLPPGGISAWTWLTGLRWLYVAGIAFLFAGLLLPAAEWSARRLGAIDMPAPRKIHAAPTPRLGGLAVFAAFMFALWRSQYFTGRGWSIAAAGTLVFLLSAADDARGLSAYARLAGQAAASLIVVCSGMGFNFPGTTPAGRAVSCAFTVVWIIGITNAFNFLDGIDGLASGLGMVCSLFFIIVAWGTNQMELAFMSAALFGACAGFMRVNWHPASMFLGDCGSAFIGFMLACFAVYGGWATDNPLVAFGTPLLILGVPIFDLIYITAARMRRGDVKTVRQWLEFVGRDHFHHRLIHLGMTVPQAASFIIIVNVMLGLGAWTMHYTGTSLGTVLLVAQSALIFGVIAVLMILGRNTGETAAHPKGIAAGDCH, from the coding sequence ATGACGCGCGACACGAAAATATTCACCATCGCCTGGCTGGCGCTGCTGCTGACAACACTGCCGCCCGGAGGAATTTCCGCCTGGACCTGGCTGACAGGCCTGCGCTGGCTTTATGTGGCCGGCATTGCGTTTCTGTTCGCCGGGCTGCTGCTGCCGGCGGCGGAATGGTCGGCAAGGCGGCTGGGCGCGATAGACATGCCGGCGCCGCGCAAAATTCATGCCGCGCCCACGCCGCGGCTGGGCGGGCTGGCGGTGTTTGCGGCTTTCATGTTCGCGCTGTGGCGAAGCCAGTATTTCACCGGCAGGGGCTGGAGCATAGCCGCCGCCGGAACGCTAGTATTCCTTCTCAGCGCGGCGGACGACGCGCGCGGGCTTTCGGCATACGCGAGGCTTGCGGGGCAGGCTGCGGCATCGCTTATCGTGGTCTGTTCCGGCATGGGTTTTAATTTTCCCGGGACGACTCCCGCCGGCAGGGCGGTGTCCTGCGCGTTCACCGTGGTGTGGATTATCGGCATCACCAATGCCTTCAACTTTCTGGACGGGATAGACGGCCTGGCCTCAGGCCTGGGAATGGTATGCTCGCTGTTTTTCATAATAGTGGCCTGGGGAACGAATCAGATGGAGCTGGCTTTCATGTCCGCTGCGCTTTTCGGCGCTTGCGCCGGATTTATGCGGGTCAACTGGCACCCGGCCAGCATGTTTCTGGGGGACTGCGGCTCCGCCTTCATAGGCTTCATGCTGGCGTGTTTTGCGGTTTACGGCGGCTGGGCGACGGACAATCCGCTTGTGGCGTTCGGCACGCCGCTTCTCATACTTGGCGTGCCGATATTTGACCTTATCTATATAACGGCGGCGCGCATGCGCCGCGGCGACGTGAAAACCGTGCGCCAATGGCTGGAATTCGTGGGCAGGGACCATTTCCACCACCGGCTTATACATCTGGGCATGACGGTGCCTCAGGCGGCGTCCTTTATAATCATTGTCAACGTAATGCTGGGTCTGGGAGCCTGGACCATGCACTACACCGGCACAAGCCTGGGAACCGTGCTGCTGGTGGCTCAAAGCGCGCTGATATTCGGGGTGATAGCCGTGCTTATGATTTTGGGCAGAAACACCGGAGAAACCGCCGCACATCCGAAAGGAATCGCCGCCGGAGATTGCCATTGA
- a CDS encoding oligosaccharide flippase family protein: MSGISDKVVRNTYYNFMGMAWNGALSFALAPFILHRLGADAYGVLGVSVALTGYAYLLDMSMPATFIRHVAEYEAKGDRARLKQAVNTMAAFYCVLGIVYIALTLLFADKITGIFKTPPRLAADAHYVVVFSMAVFAFTGVANVFSDFQAGMQRLDLSNKLSIILSIPTTAVLVWLLNAGYGLHGMMWRSALTLACYFAANVILARRIFPELEISPRHISGEMFGHFLKFGMKLHVGRISTLVTGQTDKILIACFLSVGAVTYFQLASVLVVTAASMANVLVSAITPAFSEVHARYGKEAVMDVYLRMTKYLSCMAVPLFMLTMVSARLLLQMWLGGGYDRAWPLTVILASGWLASVLAAPGYTACQAMDKPHIISAGATLNIILNLGLNIILIGALGMKGIAWGTAIALLASSACFWFMLHRAMKLPLSSLAGAVTPFFKAAAIAAAALLALDAAFAFRITELGRWSCFALLSARGVVFCAAYALLLRHEKVFRSEELELIKAKLSALPLPRIAGRA, encoded by the coding sequence ATGAGCGGCATTTCCGACAAGGTGGTGCGCAACACCTATTACAATTTCATGGGCATGGCGTGGAACGGGGCATTGTCTTTCGCGCTTGCGCCTTTCATACTGCACCGGCTGGGCGCGGACGCCTACGGCGTGCTTGGAGTGTCGGTCGCGCTTACGGGCTATGCCTATCTGCTGGATATGTCCATGCCGGCGACATTTATCCGCCACGTCGCGGAATACGAGGCCAAAGGCGACCGCGCCAGGCTCAAGCAGGCAGTCAATACCATGGCCGCTTTTTACTGCGTCCTGGGCATTGTTTACATTGCGCTGACACTGCTGTTTGCCGACAAAATCACCGGCATTTTCAAAACCCCGCCCCGTCTCGCGGCGGACGCGCATTATGTGGTGGTGTTTTCAATGGCAGTATTCGCGTTCACCGGCGTGGCCAACGTGTTTTCGGATTTCCAGGCGGGGATGCAGCGGCTGGATCTGTCCAACAAACTGAGCATCATCCTTTCAATCCCGACGACGGCGGTTCTGGTGTGGCTGCTCAACGCTGGCTACGGGCTGCACGGCATGATGTGGCGCAGCGCGCTGACGCTGGCCTGCTATTTCGCGGCCAATGTAATCCTTGCCAGGCGAATTTTTCCGGAACTGGAAATATCCCCGCGCCATATAAGCGGTGAAATGTTCGGGCACTTCCTCAAATTCGGGATGAAACTGCATGTGGGCCGCATTTCCACACTGGTAACGGGGCAGACGGATAAAATTCTCATCGCCTGCTTCCTGTCCGTGGGCGCGGTTACATATTTCCAACTGGCCAGCGTGCTGGTGGTTACTGCGGCGTCCATGGCCAACGTGCTTGTCTCGGCCATAACGCCGGCCTTTTCGGAAGTGCACGCCCGCTACGGGAAAGAAGCGGTGATGGACGTCTATCTCAGGATGACAAAATACCTGTCCTGCATGGCGGTGCCTTTGTTTATGCTGACAATGGTGTCCGCGCGGCTGCTGCTTCAGATGTGGCTGGGCGGCGGCTACGACCGGGCCTGGCCGCTGACCGTGATTCTGGCGTCGGGCTGGCTGGCCAGCGTCCTGGCAGCGCCCGGCTACACGGCCTGCCAGGCCATGGACAAGCCGCATATCATATCCGCCGGCGCGACGCTTAATATAATACTCAACCTCGGACTGAATATAATTCTCATAGGCGCCCTGGGAATGAAGGGGATAGCATGGGGCACCGCCATTGCCCTGCTGGCAAGTTCGGCCTGCTTCTGGTTCATGCTGCACCGCGCGATGAAGCTGCCGCTTTCCTCGCTTGCCGGCGCGGTAACGCCTTTTTTCAAGGCTGCGGCCATTGCCGCCGCCGCGCTGCTGGCCCTGGATGCCGCTTTTGCTTTCCGCATAACCGAACTTGGCCGCTGGAGCTGCTTTGCGCTGCTGTCGGCGCGGGGCGTGGTGTTTTGCGCGGCATATGCGCTGCTGCTGCGGCACGAAAAGGTTTTTCGGAGCGAGGAACTGGAACTCATTAAGGCGAAATTGTCCGCGCTTCCTCTGCCGCGCATTGCGGGACGCGCATGA